tttctctgAGCAATTACTTAAGCGTCTTGCGTGGGAGGGTATGGGTATCTTTTTGGACATATGATTTTGGTATAGACTCTCATTAGAGCGTGGAGAAACTGGGGAGCTCTCAAAATCCTTCCcacagttgataaataaaattgtggcTAAAGCCTTAACAATTTTGGTATCAGGAGCCATCTTCTCCTGGTATGGTTGGTAAGATGGAAGCTAGGATAGTTGAACTGGAAGAAGGTTTAGAGGGAGTAACCACAGGGACGACTGAAATGGAAAGTAGAGTAGAAGCAAAATTTTTACAAGTGGAAGAACGACAATTAGCATTTgaaaggaagatgaagaaacaatTTGCGGAAGCAGAAGTTCGAAGTACAATGGAACAAAAGATTGAGGATAATCTGTAAAAATTGAGTGAggatatgaaattgttaataCACAGGATGGGAGTGATGGGAAGTGCTTCAAAAGGATCCACATCTAGTGAAAGAATGATTACGGACAAGGGAAAGGGAATAATGAATGAGGAAcaagttcaagaagaaaaaagtgaacaaaaaaCTAACCCGGTGGTGGATGAGGGAGTTGGAGTACCATGTGCACCAAATATCCGTGAGATACCCCTTTTTGACATGAGGCTACGAAAACTGGAGGTGTCGATATTTAaaggggaggaagaagagaatgtgGATGGATAGCTACAACGTGTGGAGCGCTATTTTGTGGTGAATATCTGACGGAGAGAGATAAGTTGGATGCGGCGGTCCTGTGCTTGGAGGAAGAAGCTTTGGACTAGTATCAATGGAAGgaggatagaaagaaaatcggCAGCTGGACAGAATTCCGATAGCTTCTGTGGCCAGATTCAAAGCGTCCGACCAAGGTCGTGGGTTCAAACAGGCCATTATTCCCAATTCCAAAAGATTTGGCTGCTGATTTGTCTATGCAAGTGTCTCCAGTAGAAGTATTGGGAGTtcgcaaaacaatagaaaaggaggacaacttagaagttttgatccgttggagtgaggggacacttgaaagtgcaacatgggaacaagctgctcttattcaagaacagtttcctgaattccaccttgaggacaaggtggctCTTTGGGGGGCGGATAATGATAGACCTCCCATAGTAAACGTGTATTCCCGtagagacaagaataggaagaagaaagaatgattgagagttagttggtatttttctatttgtgtgggcccttaggaatgtgtttgttagagtggggccaagtattttgttatttctctgAGCAATTACTTAAGTGTCTTGAGTGGGAGGGTATGGGTATCTTTTTGGACATATGATGGAATTAAAGAGCTCACCTGTCTTAAAATAACGATCAGGCATCTGATGTCCTTTAACGATAGTGGCTTCTCCTGCTCATAAAACTCCTCATTGTCAATTATTATGAGCATGTGCCTGATTGATAAGGAAAGAAGTGATCAGGACATGCCGAATCTTATAACAtaccatataattatataacatcAGATGAGGAATTAAAGCGAAATTCAAAAGTAGAGGAACAGGAATAAAGAAGATAATCTTACTTGTACACAGGACAAAAAACAGCCAAAGGTAATAGCCAACCAGGTGCATCTCCTGATAAATAAGCCAATTTCTCTGAAAAGGatgaccattttttattctcgtggcactttttaataaaactccAGAGTACTGGAACTAACTCCATTCTGTATGCTAGAAtagtcataattttttatgtcccACACCAAGTTGTACTTAAAAagatcttttcaaaaaaaatctatagagttttttttttcttttttaaatgaagtaCATGCATGTTATGTTTCTCGTTATTGAGAAAACATGACCTTTAAACCATTACTAACGCCATTATATCCAAACAGCAAGGTACACAAACCTAGTAGAGGATGACACATGCAACTTTGTCCATTGGGTAGAGAGAGGTGTGAAATGTGAATGTCCGCCACAGTAAAGGAAGAGTAAGAATTTGAGAGGAGAAACTCCAATTGGGATCAACACGTGGGCAACAACATGGCTTCTTACCAACATGAGAACTCAAAAGAGACAGCAGATGTTCTAGAGAAGCCAATGAACTCTTGGAATGTGAATCTGCACTTTCCTGCAATAGTTTGAGTGTGAATTAGTTCTCTGAAAACACCTGCAGAGGATAATCCACGGCAAAACAGAatgtctataaaaaaaaccacttgcaagtagaaaaaaaaggaagtacaTTTATACCTTCCCTGTCAAAGTGATATCCCTAATCAACGCATATGCATTTCTTTCCAGGAAGTAACCAACAATTTTACAAACCCATGGGAGTTCAGgttgtaataagaaaataattgtgtcTAACAATAGAGTTGCAGGTGTGTTAGAGTTCACAGGTGCAGCCAAAAGTTGATTCCTCAATTGGTTTCTATCAAGAACAACATCAAGTAAGAATAATtcagaggaaaaataaagacaacttatcatatatataaataagattagtCTGAATTCGTTAGCTGAAGGTAAAAAAACCTTTatgtcaattatatatatctgaacaaaatctaagaaatatatcacttttcaacaaaagaaatatatcatatacaattaaaGGATCATAGCATAGAAAgccaacaaaatcaacaatgatagatcaaacatctgtttttccattcaaaacgttaaaaaggataagtttttaataaggaatgttgaaatggaaaaaactaaTTACCTATTATGGTGTACAGTCTGGATGCAAGCATATGCAAATTTCTTAACTCTCTAATCCACTAAGGCCTTGTTAAGTACATAATCCTTGCTAGCGAAAATGCTCAACATATCCCCTATATatgtaagagagagaaaggtaaGAAAGTACTAACACTAAGAGATATGTGCTATCAATTAGAACACTTTAAGATGATATTATCAATTAGAAAACCAAGCATAAAGCAACATAAGGGAAACTAACAAACAAGGGCACCACAGTGGTTCAGAAaccaatcaatattttcatttgtcacttttataataatttcccaAGGGAAAATCCTCataacaagcctcgttttccccctactatggaacgaggaggattcctcctcatttcaaagccctcgtcaaactcaatgctaagtttgactgctcccttcggagtgacaacaagccttgttttccccctaatgtggatcggggaggattcctcctcttttcaaagccctcatcaaactcgatgctaagtttagaacgctaagagtaggtggtttggttttggttaggccaaaagtaaagttttctgctaaaagctctgatagttagggaactcaacacattctacttgaccgaaccaagttggatctttgtttttttatgggatttttctaatgtatattgcatgtgttgtttgtttttttatagctcttgattgtctaacctttttacgttttgcatttgcaagtctctcttttgtttctttggtatgcaatgtggtaacaaggtcttgctagaaccggtgggctaacctttctatggttctaaacttagtttctaagtttgactgctcccttcggagtgacaacaagcctcgttttccccctactatggaacggggaggattcctcctcttttcaaagccctcgtcaaactcaatgctaagtttgactgctcccttcggagtgacaacaagccttgttttccccctaatgtggatcggggaggattcctcctcttttcaaagccctcatcaaactcgatgctaagtttagaacgctaagagtaggtggtttggttttggttaggccaaaagtaaagttttctgctaaaagctctgatagttagggaactcaacacattctacttgaccgaaccaagttggatctttgtttttttatgggatttttctaatgtatattgcatgtgttgtttgtttttttatagctcttgattgtctaacctttttacgttttgcatttgcaagtctctcttttgtttctttggtatgcaatgtggtaacaaggtcttgctagaaccggtgggctaacctttctatggttctaaacttagtttctaagtttgactgctcccttcggagtgacaacaagcctcgttttccccctactatggaacggggaggattcctcctcttttcaaagccctcgtcaaactcaatgctaagtttgactgctcccttcgaagtgacaacaagccttgttttccccctaatgtggatcggggaggattcctcctcttttcaaagccctcatcaaactcgatgctatgtttagaacgctaagagtaggtagtctggttttggttaggccaaaagtgaagttttcccccattttttatgggctttttctaatgtatattggatatgttgtttgatttttttatagctcttgattgtcttactgttttatgttttgcattgtcaagtctctcttttctttctttggtatgcaatgtggtaactaggccttgctagaatcggtgggctaacctttctatggttctacatttagttactaattaagtttgattgcTCCCTTTGAAGTGAcaataagttttgttaatgtcgacccttttctaaagggatttagttcattgtggctagacaagaggcttctaactcatgtttgacaagacaaatttgttaaaaccatCCCAGTTTCTAAAGAGAGCCTCCTATCCTTTTTTACTCTATCTAGGCTAGGTTTGGACTAAGTGCATCATAGGTAAGTCACGACAAAgcaacaaaggaagacaaagctagaaaagtatccatgcacttatttattatacattcaatcaagcattcacaacacacataccattttctcaatcatgcattcacatctcaataagaaatagctaaaaggagcttaaaacaaaaaagacagCAGCTTATGctcaaatttcagcacatatactcatcaaaattcagaatttcACATCATAAACCCGAGCTCAGTGCTCAAGGGTTGCCAAtcatgctttttatgcaagatctaatTAAGCTAAGAAGGTATAATGCTCATTATTGTATGGAAAGAATtctgaaaaattttgaaatttgggcaaaatttgaaccccCAAGTTTACACTAAACATGCAAGCTAAGCAAGCTATTACCCACACCCActcaaaaaattgctttttctgtcctaaaagcttttgaaaatcaaagtaaatggagaaaaataaggggggaactttggactcccctggaaggatcgacatccatgactttggtttgaagcttgcatggataaaccttttcattcctttttcattgattattcatccttgttcctgaaaatcaaaggaaattctctcaattttatatattactaaaattaggatacatataagtcttaactagtctcatagcaccctccattcatcttcccctacactggctatggtatcaaaattttcaattaagtaatacgtctactaacgaacttgaaaacaaaacacatcacactaaaaaacacaaacatcactttaacccaacagaagcaactctttttacccttgcactcactatcacattactatcatgtttgtcaactatcaaactaactcttttaagttatttagtgtgactacaaagttatgaacaccataatcttaattaaaaccttttaataaataaatgcgaagttactactcaagaatggcaaggaattcaaaaaacatgacagctatcctaattggttgaaaatgagaaaaagaaagttagccagacaacctgtttggactacaaagccagcagatatgattcctcaaatttgaccattcactctccatactctacaagtcttcaagcacatgatgctgcctactttcagatgagcaacatcattccgatcttaacagtcagaagagcaaatcaaatcaatcctagcatattcacaaatcacaactaaaaagtacaaacattacaaaataaaacatgcagcgatatcaacaagcattctgataaataattagccaattaattgacattacaaaataaataaagaaaaacaagcattctgatatttttctatttgtgcgGGCAGCCGATGTTCACAAAACAGCGTTTCGAACCCACGAGGGGCCCTATGAATTCCTTGTGATGCTGTTTGGGTTGAAACGCTTCGGCAACATTCCAATCAATCATGAGTGATGTTCTTCGCCCATATTTAcgcaagtttgttttggttttctttgatgacatcttaatttacagcaagtccttggacgagcatttgcaccaattggcaatggttttggaaactctagtagctcatcaactggtagccaactttaaaaaatgccaatttgcggttgacaaaattgaatacttgggCCATGTTATTTCTTCAGAGGGGGTGGCAGcggatccaacaaaaatagaagcgaTGGTTAAATGGCCAGCACCCAAGAACGTGAAGGAGCTAGGTGGGTTTTTTGGGGCTAACGGGGTATTATCGGAAATTCGTTGCAAACTACGGTTCTATTGTGCTGCCCCCTTGACACAactgttaaaaaaaggtaactttaagtggaatgagacgaccgagaacgcatttcagcagttaaaagtcagcaatgatgtctgtcccgatgctaggtattcctgatttttcacaaagttttgtgctggaaactgatgcttcgggtgtgggtattggggctgtcctaatgcaaaatcaacgaccagtggcctttttcagtcaagctttacctattacccataggtttaaggctgtttatgaacgggagcttatggcaatagtgctggctgttcaaaaatggcgaccatatctattgggtaagccttttgtggtgcgtacagatcagaaaagtttgaagtttcttcttgaacaacgggctatcgggggagaatatcagagatggatcgctaaactattggggtatgattttgtgattgagtacaagaaaggattggaaaacaaagcggCCGATGCCTTATAGAGATTACCACCGGTATTTGAATTGGGCCTCGTAAGTATTGTGGGCGGGCTAAACCCTTCGGTTTTCATCGATCAAGTGGCTGGAAATGaatctcttaacaatattcgATTATCCTTGATAAATGGACAGCCAGCTCCAGATGGATATTTGCTACAAGGAGGAGGATTCACctaatattactttattattagctgAGTTCCATAACAGCCCGATAGGGGGACATCATggtgcattgaaaacatatcaaaggctAGCAAGGGAGGTATATTGGCGAGGTATGAAAGCCCATATCCGCACCTATGTTGCTGAATGTTCCGTGTGTCAGCAAGCCAAATACTTGTCTTTAACTCCGGCTGGTTTCCTTCAAGCATTACCCATTCCGGACCGTGTGTGGGAAGATAttagtatggattttattgagggCCTCCCCAAATCCGAGGGTTATGATGTTATATTGGTAGTTGCGGATCTTCTTTCCAAGTATGCACATTTCATCCCCTTGAAACATCCATTTGGTGCAAAAGTGGTTGCTGCTGTTTTTATGCGAGAGATTATTCGTTTGCATGGATGCCCCTGAAGTATAGTGTCGGATCGTGATCGTATTTTCACAAGTCTATTATGGGAAGAGTTGTGGAGGTTGTTGGAAACTCAGTTGAGATGAAGCACCACTTACCACCCCAGATGGTCAAACGGAAGTTGTCAATCTAGACGGGTGTTTTTCTATGAACACACCTAAACAATGGGTTAAATGGCTAGCTTGGGCTGAATTAAGCTATAATACAACAGTCCGTACAGCCACATTGATGACCCCCTTCGAGGCCCTCTATGGGCAACCACCCCCCTCTATATTACCATATGTGAAGGGCTCGAGCCGGGTGAATGATGAAGTAgaccatttgatgaaagaaagagatgaaattttgggcgttttgaaggccaatttacTGAAAGCACAGCAGCGAATGGTCAAATATGCTAATGCTAAAAGACGGGAGGTGCAGTTTGAGGTTCATGATTGGGTTTATGTGAAGTTACGCCCTTACCGACAGTCCTCTCTCAGCCGTTTTAAGCACACCAAATTAGCCCCAAGATTCATTGGTTCATTTATGATCGTGGCACGAATTCGTTTCGTTGCATACCGTTTGGCCCTTCCCAAGGAATCGCTTATACACCCGGtctttcatgtttctgttCTTCGCAAGGTCGTGGGTTCAAACAGGCCATTattcccaatttcaaaagatttggctgctgatttgtctatgcaagtgtctccggtagaagtattgggagttcgcaaaacaatagaaaaggaggacaacttagaagttttgatccgttcgagtgaggggacacttgaaagtgcaacgtgggaacaagctgctcttattcaagaaacagtttcctgaattccaccttgaggacaaggtggctATTTGGGGGGCGGgtaatgatagacctcccatagtaaaggtgtattcccgtagagacaagaataggaagaagaaagaatgattgagagttagttggtatttttctatttgtgtgggcccttaggaatgtgtttgttagagtggggccaagtattttgttatttctctaaGCAATTACTTAAGTTTCTTGAGTGGAAGGGTATGGGTATcttgattttggtatagaCTCTCATTAGAGAAGTGTGTAGAGATTGGGGAGCTCTCAAATCCTCCCCcacagttgataaataaaattttggctaaagcCTTGACAAAAGCTAATGTAGAACATCCCccttctttatgtttcttgagttttatcctagaggaggtgtttgaattaccatttttatagtttaggattagttatttgaattaacaattttgtatcttgagttagttataagtaaactaactcaaccccaagttagtttaacaactcttgtaatctccagcctataaaaaggcttctcattttcattaataaatgataaaaaaaaaggcattatacataaagatttcctagctttgcaattacaGCATCAAAAGCAATGTACAGTTCAGATGAGACTTTATTCCAGTATAGAGTAGCTCTGTAATTGCAGATCAAGAAAGTGAATGTAGCATGGAAAtcccaaattcaacatttggaaGTTAGCAATTGACAATCTCATTAGTAGGCAGTGCAcccataataaaatgtaagatttttagaaccctaaaaattcaagtaactTGCAACTAGTCATTGTCATGACCATCAATACTACGATTAGTGGATcagcacaaaatacaaaacagtaagacagtaaatctttaaaaaccttacttctgttttaacttgctcaagaagaatgttgcaaaaagtatatcaacaagagTTCCTTCAAACATGACCTACAGGAAGAAGGgtaaaacaacaacatcctgtcaaaaatcatttaatgtgattgagatcttttagcatgactgcttgagaacttttagcacaaccgggcagcaacttcaataacagaaaaacatgcataatgtaggaagacagcagatttcaaattatgacattgtatttatgaatgtcaggcgatacattaatgttccaaaattcaaccaaagtatggggtgaaagatatataagaatcttccatgataaggccaagaccaggatatccttatccaaaaaaagaaaaaactaatcaaccaaagtaaattCCATGTATGATTGGGAATTATGGCCATACCTTTGCCAAAAGAACTtcgaggaaatggaaaaactggAGATGTTGCTCATGTATCATTCCCGAACCAGGATTGGGGTAGAGCAAATGGTCAGCAATTTGCTGGATTACCAAGcagaaaataacttatattagaaaaaatgaacaatacatacccacatattactgaaattttatgaaatagatttcaagcaaccaatttttatattgaaatgtgatctcacaactatttttattttgaaaagcgaTTTCAAACAACTATGGCTGTCTCATCACGCTTCATGTTATCCAATAATACTACAGGATTAACAAAGCCATGCCATGCTAATAATAAGGAATGTCGTGATAACCTTAAATAAACCATACTGCACGTCAAAGGCTGCCCGTGTAATGTTCTCCAtgacatctttaaaaataccacCACCATCAATTCCTGCCTCCTCAACTccaaattcattaacaaaagacaCACGTATCTGCATGCAGAAAAGTGAAGCAATTGacccaacacaaacaagaaaaaactaataaacaattacaagtaaCTCTGCAACTATAGGATGCAGAAGAGGGAAGGGGTCGTTTTCACGagggcaaagaaaaagatagaaaaaagtaagataacaatttcatttttcataaatcatggaAGTCTGAAATTACCGATCCTCGAAGATCAACTTCAGACAATGCACTCATCTGACTGAAAGCATCTTCCAATATATGATTTCGTCGAATTCTAAACCGGTTTCTGGCAAAAACAGCAAGAGATCCATTCCTTTGCCTAGCTGCTGCTAGTTGTGTCTGTGAAATGAGTTATAGAGAAagtaaccataaataaaaaatatcttacatatttctataactaacagtcatccaagaaattcaatattgtggataaggaaaccaaaaaaataacttgcttACAGTGAAAATCTTAACCCTGCTAGTAAACGGTACTAAAAAGGGAACTCGCTTGTGTATATCATTTGCTCTGGTATTTTCTATCACTgcctacaaagaaacaaggccaagtaaataattagaattacgaTCAGATAGCAGGTCGTTAGAACCAAAACATTCATTGAGAACAATTAcctgaaatgaaataatcattCATCGCGTCAGCATGGAAGTCACTGGGTGGTGTAAACTGCCGTCTATTGTTCCAGTCTTGCAACTACAACGAGACAATTTAATCTTAGTAGATCGACAAAATGATGCATGGATAAACAATCTTggaactttggactcccctggaaggatcgacatccttgactttggtttgaagcttgcatggataaaccttttcattcatttttcattgattattcatcattgttcctgaaaatcaaaggaaattctctcaattttatatattactaaaattaggatacatataagtcttaactagtctcatagcaccctccattcatcttcccctacactggctatggtatcaaaatgctcaattaagtaatacgtctactaacgaacttgaaaacaaaacacatcacactaaaaaacacaaacatccctttaacccaacagaagcagctctttttacccttgcactcactatcacattactatcatgtttgtcaactgtcaaactaactcttttaagttatttagtgtgacactacaaagttatgaacaccataatcttaattaaaaccttttaataaacaaatgcgaagttactactcaagaatggcaaggaattcaaaaaacatgacagctatcctaattggttgaaaatgagaaaaagaaagttagccagacaacctgtttggactacaaagccagcagatacgattcctcaaatttgaccattcactctccatactccacaagtcttcaagcacatgatgctgccttctttcagatgagcaacatcattccgatcttaacagtcagaagagcaaatcaaatcaatcctagcatattcacaaatcacaactaaaaagtacaaacattacaaaataaaacatgcagcgatatcaacaagcattctgataaataattagccaactaattgacattacaaaataaataaagaaaaaaatcattggaaagATCACtgcttaaatgaaatttgaaatatctccCAATAGTTTTGATCGGTTACCCGAGTTGTGAGAGTGATCGGTTGATATTGCGTGCTTCCTTCAAGCGCTCCCCAGCTGCACCTGTTAGCTTCTGCCTCCGGAACCAGCTACTTAAACCATCTGCCAGTCTCTGcacaataaaatgattatgagCCTAAATTTTACAAGTACCAGTCCGTTGAATATAGAAACGTGATACTCATGCTTTTCCATCCTAAACAACAGAACTATCTGCACTTCGATTTACAAATTCATTGCCTTTTTCCGACAGTGCTCACAACTGTTAGTTGTTACAGGTAtacttctttatttatttatttatttatttttactaaattcaGTAATACCATATTCCAGATATTAGCAACATTATTTTAGCATTACCTTGGATCGGGATTGCAGGTAAAAGCAGTATGTGATAGCGAACTCTCAGGAACGGTCGGGTTAGAAGAGGGAGGCCTAGGTGGAAGCGGGCTCTTCAGGATTTGGAATCGAAAACCGATCTGACGGTGgagaattttctttggaagACTTGGGTTTCCGAGGGGGTCTGCGCCCTTGATTTCGGCACCGTTAAggctagaagaagaagaaagtggtgGATCGACGAGATGGGTATGTCGCAAGATAG
This DNA window, taken from Cucumis sativus cultivar 9930 chromosome 6, Cucumber_9930_V3, whole genome shotgun sequence, encodes the following:
- the LOC116404454 gene encoding E3 ubiquitin-protein ligase UPL6-like, whose translation is MSALSEVDLRGSIRVSFVNEFGVEEAGIDGGGIFKDVMENITRAAFDVQYGLFKQIADHLLYPNPGSGMIHEQHLQFFHFLEVLLAKVMFEGTLVDILFATFFLSKLKQK